tgctgtttgtttctgtgatgtgcttttttttttcctcagTATGTTAAAATTTGTCAGTTACAAAAAATTTTCTGTActattttaatttttaaACTACAAAGGCTAACAATCATAAGGATCATCAACAGGTAAGGATATTCCTATAATAACCAGTAACTAATGAAGATCAAAACCATTTCCAGATCTGCCGACGCATATGTTCCTGTTTCCAACACGAGAGAGTCGGCTCTTCCTAGAAACCTCAATCCCGAGCTGCATCCTTTTGAAAGGGCCCGTGAGTATACCAGGGCTTTAAATGCAACCAAGCTTGAGAGGGTGTTTGCCCAGCCTTTTATTGGCACATTGGGGGATGGTCACAGAGATGGAGTGTATGCGTTAGCGAAAAACTTCTCGTCTGTTAATAAGGTTGCTACAGCATCAGGAGACGGAGTGATTAAATACTGGGATGTCACTTCCAGAGAGCAGACGTATTCTTACAAAGCCCATTATGGTATGTGTTCCGGTCTGGTTGTCACTCCTGATCAGAAGAGTATGCTTTCGTGTGGTGTTGATAAGACCATCAAGTTGTGGGAAATTTCAAACGATTCCGATTACAATCAAAACTATAACTATGATGcattgacaaattcaaatgctACAAGTACTACGGGTTTAAAGAAGACATTTCTGGCGGACTTTTCGCTCATGGGTTTGGACCATCATTTCAGCGACCCCTTGTTTGTCACCGCTGGTGCCAATGTGAACCTATGGGACATGAACAGGAACAAACcgatttcaaatctttcatGGGGGGCTGATAATATTACGGCTgttaaattcaacaaaacaGAAACATCAATATTTGCTAGTACGGGTTCTGATAATTCTCTCATTTTGTATGATACTAGAACCAATTCTCCTACCCAAAAGATCAAAACATCAATGAGGAACAATGCAATTGCATGGAATCCAATGGAAGCATACATTTTTGCAACTGCTAATGAAGATCAAAATTCCTATCTCTGGGATATGCGGTATATGGAAAAATCGATCAATGTCTTTAAAGGTCACGTTAACGCTGTCATGGATGTTGATTTCTCACCAACTGGTAAAGAAATTGTAACGGGTTCTTACGATAAAACATTAAGAATATTTGCTACTGATAAAGGCCACTCAAGGGATGTCTACCATACAAAGAGGATGCAAAGGTTATTTATTACAAAGTTTTCCACAGATTCTAAGTATATATTCTCAGGCTCTGATGACGGTAATGTCAGAATCTGGAGAACAAAGGCAAATGAAAGATCTGGTCCAAAGTCTGCCCGTAAACGGTCCAAGGAAGAATatgatgaaaaacttaaaCAGAGATATGCAGACATGCCTGAAATCAGAAGAATTGCAAGACACAGACATCTACCTCAAGGTATCAAGAAAGATTCAGAGATTAAGgcagaagaaatcaagagCATCAAACGCCGTGAAGAAAATCGTCGTAATCACAGTCGACCTGGCGCCGTTCCCTACGTCTCTGAACGTGCTAAACCCGTTGTTGGCCGTGTCCACAAACAATAAATATACGGATATTGATTTTCCATTGCTCGCCTTTTCTCCCGTATTGTATATTTATGGATAACTTCAAAGAATTGTAAAATAGAACGACAGAGATCGATGGAAAAACAATCTCCGTCCACTCGATaagatttcatttttcGCAGTTGGCGTTATCGAATTCCTTCTCAggtatcttctttttttttactctcTATAAAAGAAGCACATAATCTCCTTCAATAGACCCTCCGTGGAATCTCCTTCATACTTGTTTTCTTATACTACTAACTGTCTCTACAACATTGGGCTTTTATCCACAAGATGGGGGGCATCAAAATTTCTATCGATGTACGTACCATTGCATCCCGCTGTGCGGATGTTTGTTTCTGGGGTATCATAGATATACTAACAATCATTTACATGGTATAGAGAGGTGGTACATTCACAGATTGTATCGGTAATTCAGGATCGGGCGATCCGAAAGACGACTATGTTATCAAGCTTTTATCTGTCGATCCTTCCAATTATTCAGACTCTAACCTTGAAGGTATTAGAAGACTTTTAGAACATTTCACAGGTAAAAAAATCCCTAGGGGTGAACCCATTGAtacttcatcaattgagTCCTTAAGATTGGGTACCACTGTTGCAACTAACGCTCTACTTGAGAGAAAAGGCTCCCGGTGCGCATTGATTACTACGAAGGGTTTTAAGGATATACTCGTTATTGGAAATCAAAGTAGACCtgatatatttgatttaTCTGTTCGTAAATTTGACAAGTTGTACGAGACTGTTGTGGAAATCGACGAAAGGGTTACCCTGGAGGATTACGTCGAAGATCCGCAAAATGTCATCTCTACTCCTAATGGTGTTGACTTGGTTAAAGGTATATCTGGTGAGACTGTTCGaatcttgaaaaaggtgaacgttgaagaagttaaatCGATGCTAGGGCTTATTTACAACCAAGGTTTTAGATCAATCGCCGTATGTTTAATGCATTCATACACTTATCCAGAAcatgaagaaattgttggTAGAATTGCCCAGGAAATTGGATTCACTAACGTGTCATTGTCTTCCAAACTTTCCCCTATGATTAAATATGTAAATCGTGCCAACTCATGTGTTGCCGACGCTTATTTGACACCTGAAATTAAGAAGTATTTACAGAGTTTTCAATCTGGATTGAAATACGGCTTGAAAAAActtaatgatgatgaaagcAAAGGAGTTTCTTGTCAATTTATGCAGAGTGACGGTGGACTGGTCGATTCCTCTAGGTTTTCCGGTTTAAGGGCTATTCTATCAGGACCTGCAGGAGGTGTCGTTGGCTATTCCAGGACTTGCTTCAACACGGAGAATCCCATTCCTCTAGTTGGCTTTGATATGGGCGGTACATCCACTGATGTTTCCAGATTTGGTGATAACAAATTTGATCATGTTTTCGAAACTACAACTGCAGGTATCACTATCCAATCACCACAACTAGATATTAATACAATCGCCGCAGGTGGTGGTTCGATTCTGTCTTTTAAAAATGGGTTGATGCAGGTAGGTCCTGAAAGTGCGTCATCACACCCGGGCCCCGCATGTTATAGAAAAGGTGGGCCATTGACAGTTACAGATGCAAATTTACTGTTGGGTAGGTTGATCCCAGAATATTTTCCTAGGATTTTTGGTAAAAATGAGGACGAAACATTAGACACTGAAATTACGAAGCTAAAGTTCACTGAACTAACTAATGATATTAACAGAGCTCACGAGAACCTAGATGATAAATCGATTCATGAAATAGCTTATGGTTTCTTGGAAGTTGCTTGTGAAAGTATGGCTAGACCGATTAGACAGTTGACTGAAGCAAAGGGTCATATCATTTCATCGCACAGATTGGTCTCATTTGGTGGTGCTGGTGGACAATGTGCAGTTCAAGTCGCATCAATCTTAGGTATCAAGGAAGTTTTGGTTCATAGGTATTCTTCCGTGTTATCTGCATATGGCATGGCTCTTGcagatgttgttgaagaaactcAACAACCTTTTTCAACAGAGTTCACCGATGCAAATCAGGCTATATTATCCGAGAGACTAAATGTATTGAGACAGGAGAGTGTTTCAAAACTAGAGAAACAAggttttatcaaagaaaatatagaACTTGAGGAATACTTAAACATGAGATATCAAGGTACCGAATCCGGAATCATGGTTCctaaagaagaagaggggTTCCTagaaactttcaaagagatGCATTTGAGGGAATTTGGTTTTCTATTCGAGTCGAAACCCGTTTTGGTAGATGATGTTCGTGTTAGGGCAAGTGGTAAAGTCAGGCAAAGACAGGATGAGCCA
The window above is part of the Pichia kudriavzevii chromosome 1, complete sequence genome. Proteins encoded here:
- a CDS encoding uncharacterized protein (PKUD0A00320; similar to Saccharomyces cerevisiae YLL011W (SOF1); ancestral locus Anc_5.201), producing the protein MKIKTISRSADAYVPVSNTRESALPRNLNPELHPFERAREYTRALNATKLERVFAQPFIGTLGDGHRDGVYALAKNFSSVNKVATASGDGVIKYWDVTSREQTYSYKAHYGMCSGLVVTPDQKSMLSCGVDKTIKLWEISNDSDYNQNYNYDALTNSNATSTTGLKKTFLADFSLMGLDHHFSDPLFVTAGANVNLWDMNRNKPISNLSWGADNITAVKFNKTETSIFASTGSDNSLILYDTRTNSPTQKIKTSMRNNAIAWNPMEAYIFATANEDQNSYLWDMRYMEKSINVFKGHVNAVMDVDFSPTGKEIVTGSYDKTLRIFATDKGHSRDVYHTKRMQRLFITKFSTDSKYIFSGSDDGNVRIWRTKANERSGPKSARKRSKEEYDEKLKQRYADMPEIRRIARHRHLPQGIKKDSEIKAEEIKSIKRREENRRNHSRPGAVPYVSERAKPVVGRVHKQ